In Exiguobacterium sp. BMC-KP, one DNA window encodes the following:
- a CDS encoding thioesterase II family protein, protein MLSKRSSEQVLIDIQLIAIPFAGGSLNSYSQMKQIDGVTIINYELPGRGRRYEDSEYTMEKVKKEIIKQIDFTKPYILFGHSMGAFIAYETCALIEELNLNRPYKVILSAQIPPHCVDDQSYDREMDNASVVAYLRSMGGTPQEVLDSKELIDYYGKILKNDLTLLRKYLHNGWSPKVKSSIEIWNGIHDNMIPFSKVMKWKDVTLSECHIKSFEGGHFFINDLLSDPSGFKKELV, encoded by the coding sequence ATGTTATCTAAAAGAAGTTCTGAACAAGTATTAATAGATATTCAGTTGATTGCCATTCCATTTGCAGGCGGCTCTTTGAATAGTTACAGTCAGATGAAACAAATTGATGGAGTAACGATAATTAATTATGAGTTGCCTGGAAGAGGAAGACGGTATGAGGATTCTGAGTATACGATGGAAAAAGTTAAAAAAGAAATAATAAAACAAATCGATTTTACTAAGCCGTATATTCTTTTTGGTCACAGCATGGGAGCATTCATTGCTTATGAAACGTGCGCATTAATTGAAGAACTCAATCTGAATAGACCGTACAAAGTAATTTTGAGTGCACAAATTCCTCCGCACTGTGTAGATGATCAATCTTATGATAGAGAAATGGATAATGCTTCAGTTGTGGCGTACTTAAGAAGCATGGGTGGTACTCCCCAAGAAGTATTAGACAGCAAAGAATTGATTGATTATTACGGAAAAATTTTGAAGAACGATCTCACGTTATTACGAAAGTATCTTCATAATGGATGGAGTCCAAAAGTTAAATCTAGCATTGAGATATGGAACGGGATTCATGACAACATGATACCGTTCTCTAAGGTCATGAAATGGAAGGATGTGACACTCTCTGAGTGTCACATCAAATCTTTCGAGGGTGGTCACTTTTTTATCAATGACCTATTGAGCGATCCTTCAGGTTTTAAAAAGGAACTAGTTTGA
- a CDS encoding non-ribosomal peptide synthetase: MIIEKDYLAEYNNTMTKYFPTKIHEVLANASRKFGEYIAIKDSAEQITYNELYSRASSLAQKISGTSQPVAFMAHREIETIIQMYAILISGNYFIPIDPDSPSAKTEHVLEHANVRYLLDGHSMKELHADEVTVPFHEKLEAGDDIAYVMFTSGSTGVPKGVVESHYQVMNTLFDMKNRMELDTQDGFLCLASFCFDLSIFDIFGAALSGGTLYLVRDQRDFDEVQSVMEHNKITVWNSVPSVMEYFLREVVLSQDAKNNLKVCLMSGDFVSKEVATRVLQNFSAAKVYSLGGATECSIWSILYEINQANINDYSFIPYGYPMKNQTVWILTDEYTLQEFGSEGQIAIGGNGVALGYLNDHKKTKETFIYHETLGYLYLTGDIGQFVSPHHVKFIGRQDSRAKVNGYRVSLNQIANQFQKVFDFKTKVLLMKQEDSKDKIVLVYEKDVPLDNTEIKNHLSASLALYELPNVIFNISEFPLTSNGKIDSKKLLDLAAERHGFMTDTSDSDHLTGLPSEFRTMLIDVLSLNTISEKDSLFDLGVDSIQLVKIKNWIEENEGIVLSLVDIYTLDEVEKIEEKIYGKLLAKDAKQHGF, translated from the coding sequence ATGATAATAGAAAAAGACTATTTAGCTGAGTACAATAATACGATGACTAAATATTTTCCGACCAAAATCCATGAAGTTTTAGCGAATGCCTCAAGAAAATTCGGGGAATATATAGCCATTAAAGATTCAGCAGAACAAATCACCTATAATGAATTGTATTCTCGAGCGTCCTCGCTAGCTCAAAAAATATCAGGAACGAGTCAACCGGTCGCCTTCATGGCTCATCGAGAAATCGAGACCATCATTCAGATGTATGCCATATTGATTTCCGGAAATTATTTTATTCCGATTGATCCGGATAGTCCATCCGCTAAAACGGAACATGTCTTGGAACATGCAAATGTGCGGTATTTGCTAGATGGTCATTCGATGAAAGAACTTCATGCAGATGAAGTGACCGTTCCCTTCCATGAAAAGCTAGAAGCAGGCGATGATATCGCATATGTAATGTTTACTAGCGGCAGTACAGGTGTCCCTAAAGGAGTGGTGGAGAGCCATTACCAAGTCATGAATACATTGTTTGATATGAAGAACAGAATGGAACTAGATACTCAGGATGGGTTTTTATGTCTAGCATCGTTCTGCTTTGATCTATCCATCTTTGATATTTTCGGCGCAGCGCTCTCAGGAGGAACCCTCTATCTTGTAAGAGATCAGCGTGATTTCGATGAGGTCCAGTCGGTCATGGAACATAACAAAATTACAGTGTGGAATTCCGTCCCAAGCGTCATGGAATATTTTTTAAGGGAAGTTGTGCTATCTCAAGATGCAAAGAATAATTTGAAGGTATGCTTAATGAGTGGCGACTTCGTATCAAAAGAAGTTGCCACTCGTGTACTTCAAAATTTTAGTGCTGCCAAGGTGTATAGTTTAGGCGGCGCTACAGAATGTTCGATTTGGTCAATCTTATATGAAATCAATCAAGCGAATATAAATGACTATTCATTCATTCCTTATGGTTATCCCATGAAGAACCAGACCGTGTGGATCCTTACTGATGAGTATACGCTTCAAGAGTTTGGTTCAGAAGGTCAGATTGCAATCGGAGGAAATGGTGTAGCTTTAGGATATTTGAATGATCATAAAAAAACGAAAGAGACCTTTATATACCATGAAACATTAGGATACTTATACCTTACAGGCGATATTGGTCAGTTTGTTTCGCCACATCATGTCAAATTCATCGGGCGACAAGATTCGAGGGCGAAAGTAAATGGGTATAGAGTTAGCCTAAACCAAATCGCGAATCAATTCCAGAAAGTGTTTGACTTTAAAACAAAAGTTCTTTTGATGAAACAAGAGGATAGCAAGGATAAAATCGTATTAGTATATGAAAAAGATGTTCCGCTAGACAATACAGAAATTAAAAATCATTTAAGTGCAAGTCTAGCCCTGTATGAACTGCCTAACGTTATATTCAACATTTCTGAATTTCCTCTGACGAGTAATGGAAAAATCGATTCAAAAAAATTATTAGACTTAGCAGCTGAACGACATGGATTTATGACAGATACAAGTGATTCGGATCATTTAACAGGACTTCCGAGTGAGTTTAGAACGATGTTGATTGACGTACTGTCATTAAATACGATTAGCGAAAAAGACTCATTGTTTGATTTAGGTGTTGACTCTATCCAGTTGGTAAAGATAAAAAATTGGATTGAAGAGAATGAAGGTATAGTATTGAGCTTAGTAGATATTTATACTTTAGATGAAGTTGAGAAAATTGAAGAGAAAATTTACGGTAAATTATTAGCAAAGGATGCTAAACAACATGGATTTTAA
- a CDS encoding S8 family peptidase, producing MKKIIVTLLALLLVIGFFFWLEDNKKSKNKIIEKNQWGINALKVNETKNKFKLEGKGISIAILDTGIDYDHRDLDIKKSINFTKESSSKDNNGHGTQLGGIINSQKNNVGITGIAPQADIYSIKVLNDNKSGDFEHVITGLKWSIDHKIDIVLMSLGSLKPNSELEKWIKKADQNGTLLISAIGNLGYQGKGNYIAYPAKYKEVLSVGAVKKDNRRWSQSSIGSKIDLMAPGKDILTTSLNNKYAYIDGTSIAASFVAGSAALLKEYDSKLSNHEIKNILIQTAVPLGDKIEYGNGLIDIEAAIEYVKNHK from the coding sequence ATGAAAAAAATCATAGTTACCTTACTTGCTTTACTTTTAGTTATTGGATTCTTTTTTTGGTTAGAAGATAATAAAAAAAGTAAAAATAAAATCATAGAAAAAAATCAATGGGGCATCAATGCACTTAAAGTTAACGAAACTAAAAATAAATTCAAACTTGAAGGTAAAGGAATTTCAATTGCCATACTTGATACTGGAATAGATTATGATCATCGAGATTTAGATATTAAAAAAAGTATAAATTTCACTAAAGAATCGAGTTCTAAAGATAATAACGGACATGGTACCCAACTAGGTGGAATTATTAATTCTCAAAAAAATAATGTAGGAATTACAGGCATAGCCCCACAAGCTGATATATATTCAATCAAGGTTTTGAATGATAACAAAAGTGGAGATTTCGAACATGTGATTACAGGATTAAAATGGTCGATTGATCATAAAATCGATATCGTATTAATGAGTTTGGGAAGTCTGAAACCCAATAGTGAACTTGAAAAATGGATTAAAAAAGCCGATCAGAATGGTACTCTTTTAATTTCTGCAATCGGCAATTTAGGTTATCAAGGAAAGGGAAATTATATTGCTTATCCAGCAAAATATAAAGAAGTATTAAGTGTTGGCGCAGTCAAAAAAGACAACAGAAGATGGTCTCAATCAAGTATAGGAAGCAAAATTGATTTAATGGCTCCAGGAAAGGATATTCTCACAACCTCATTAAATAATAAATATGCATATATTGATGGAACTTCTATTGCAGCTTCTTTCGTAGCAGGAAGCGCTGCATTATTAAAAGAATATGACTCTAAACTTTCTAATCATGAAATTAAAAACATTTTAATTCAAACTGCAGTTCCACTAGGAGATAAAATAGAATATGGAAATGGATTGATTGATATTGAAGCTGCAATTGAATATGTTAAAAATCATAAATAA